From a region of the Acanthochromis polyacanthus isolate Apoly-LR-REF ecotype Palm Island chromosome 3, KAUST_Apoly_ChrSc, whole genome shotgun sequence genome:
- the LOC110970630 gene encoding uncharacterized protein LOC110970630 isoform X1: MGNSQVSTSFQDSGGIPDQHDSSVKKPETDLNRSKRVNILTVCLSVSVAVGASEYQSVTAKVGEDVTLDIEDTHLQPEDDLIWSYGPNHTVFITFCNGDLQRIFPDRFQLDQRTGSLTIRSPTVEDARLYECVISNDRGPTWRFNLTVVAADPTSTPPGPPHDRTHWIVGVSGFIFICILLLFAWKRKEATGKCCSHPPAVV; the protein is encoded by the exons ATGGGGAACAGTCAGGTTTCCACGTCCTTCCAGGACTCTGGGGGTATTCCTGATCAACATGACTCATCAGTGAAAAAACCTGAAACAGACTTAAATAGGTCAAAGAGGGTCAATATTCTGacagtctgtctctctgtgtcagtGGCTGTTGGAGCTTCAGAATATCAGTCAGTGACAGCGAAGGTGGGCGAGGACGTCACTCTGGACATTGAGGACACACATCTGCAGCCAGAAGATGACCTCATCTGGTCTTATGGTCCCAATCACACCGTCTTCATCACCTTCTGCAATGGAGACCTGCAGAGAATTTTTCCAGACAGGTTCCAGCTGGACCAAAGGACCGGATCGCTCACCATCAGATCGCCGACCGTCGAGGACGCCCGACTTTATGAGTGTGTGATCAGCAACGATCGCGGGCCGACATGGAGATTCAACCTGACGGTTGTTG CAGCTGATCCCACCTCAACACCACCTGGACCTCCACATGACAGGACTCACTGGATAGTTGGTGTATCTGGATTCATCTTCATCtgtattctgctgctgtttgcatgGAAGCGGAAGGAAGCCACAG GAAAATGTTGTTCCCATCCGCCAGCTGTTGTCTGA
- the LOC110970630 gene encoding uncharacterized protein LOC110970630 isoform X2, giving the protein MGNSQVSTSFQDSGGIPDQHDSSVKKPETDLNRSKRVNILTVCLSVSVAVGASEYQSVTAKVGEDVTLDIEDTHLQPEDDLIWSYGPNHTVFITFCNGDLQRIFPDRFQLDQRTGSLTIRSPTVEDARLYECVISNDRGPTWRFNLTVVADPTSTPPGPPHDRTHWIVGVSGFIFICILLLFAWKRKEATGKCCSHPPAVV; this is encoded by the exons ATGGGGAACAGTCAGGTTTCCACGTCCTTCCAGGACTCTGGGGGTATTCCTGATCAACATGACTCATCAGTGAAAAAACCTGAAACAGACTTAAATAGGTCAAAGAGGGTCAATATTCTGacagtctgtctctctgtgtcagtGGCTGTTGGAGCTTCAGAATATCAGTCAGTGACAGCGAAGGTGGGCGAGGACGTCACTCTGGACATTGAGGACACACATCTGCAGCCAGAAGATGACCTCATCTGGTCTTATGGTCCCAATCACACCGTCTTCATCACCTTCTGCAATGGAGACCTGCAGAGAATTTTTCCAGACAGGTTCCAGCTGGACCAAAGGACCGGATCGCTCACCATCAGATCGCCGACCGTCGAGGACGCCCGACTTTATGAGTGTGTGATCAGCAACGATCGCGGGCCGACATGGAGATTCAACCTGACGGTTGTTG CTGATCCCACCTCAACACCACCTGGACCTCCACATGACAGGACTCACTGGATAGTTGGTGTATCTGGATTCATCTTCATCtgtattctgctgctgtttgcatgGAAGCGGAAGGAAGCCACAG GAAAATGTTGTTCCCATCCGCCAGCTGTTGTCTGA